aaaccCGTTCATTAATTCtcaatatattcatatttaaagttttaaactaattaacCTTCTCAGGCTTATACGATATATGTACTAAGTCTTAGGTAACGACTTATTAATTAAATACCGTAAGTCGGCAATGCGAAACGATCAAAATTATGCAATTTTTAACTAATAGAAACACATGAAAAATTACAAGTTGTATATTAAATTACTGATacgttaaaattaaattttaggAGTAACGAATAATGAgaattcttattttattttttattttattaaaacgAGGAAAGTATCAGCCAAAGCAAACGTGGTGGGTGAATGATAAGTATAAAAGATGTCTAAAGCTTCCCActcattttcttgtcttcgtatagaatcaaaaaaaaagtaacgacgatgcaaatatactatatattacATAGGCTTCACCAGATCATCTCGAATCTTAATCACATTATTAATACAATTACATAGAAGGAGCAAttaaatctctatatataaaaggaaGCGTGTGTTTCGCCTTCTCTTTTCACCATTTTCAGttactttctctctttcatcttttaccattctcttcttcttttttttctctcattctGATCATGGCTTCCTCTATTTCCACTGGTACGTTTTTCTAACATTCATATTTGtgattagtaattaattaccaTTAAATCGATCCTAAAACGTTTGTGTGTGGTTGTAGGAGTGAAATTTGTTCCAGAAGAAGATAATTTCTTGCAGAGACATGTCGCTTTTTTCGATAGGAACAAAGATGGTATCGTTTATCCCTCGGAGACATTTCAAGGTACGGTCTTAAAAATGTCCTAAACAAATCTCGTGATATCTAAAACCTAGATTTGTATTAAGAGAATATAGATCTTTCATTCTTGTGTCTTCtctatgtgtgtgtgtgtgtgtgtgtggatgTTATGGTCTTATCAAGATCTTTTGATATgtttactaatttttattgtcgaattttaaaaaaattaaacaggATTTAGAGCAATTGGGTGTGGATATTTGTTGTCAGCAGTCGCTTCTGTGTTCATAAACATAGGTCTCAGCAGCAAAACTCGTCCGGTAATTAATCTGAAATTATGTTGGTAcagttaaaaacttaaaatttagtttcgtacgttacaaaagaaaaaaggaatcaaagaTGTGTTTGGTTACAGGGTAAAGGATTCTCTATCTGGTTTCCTATAGAGGTTAAGAATATTCACCTTGCCAAACACGGAAGCGATTCAGGCGTTTACGACAAAGATGGACGGTATGGTTTTTTTACATCTTTAGAGGTAATTAATTAGTGAATTTGGGAaatctaaataattttt
This sequence is a window from Arabidopsis thaliana chromosome 1 sequence. Protein-coding genes within it:
- the CLO4 gene encoding Caleosin-related family protein (Caleosin-related family protein; CONTAINS InterPro DOMAIN/s: Caleosin related (InterPro:IPR007736); BEST Arabidopsis thaliana protein match is: Caleosin-related family protein (TAIR:AT1G70680.1); Has 341 Blast hits to 336 proteins in 61 species: Archae - 0; Bacteria - 0; Metazoa - 0; Fungi - 60; Plants - 278; Viruses - 0; Other Eukaryotes - 3 (source: NCBI BLink).), which produces MASSISTGVKFVPEEDNFLQRHVAFFDRNKDGIVYPSETFQGFRAIGCGYLLSAVASVFINIGLSSKTRPGKGFSIWFPIEVKNIHLAKHGSDSGVYDKDGRFVASKFEEIFTKHAHTHRDALTNEELKQLLKANKEPNDRKGWLAGYTEWKVLHYLCKDKNGLLHKDTVRAAYDGSLFEKLEKQRSSKTSKKHP